A part of Oncorhynchus masou masou isolate Uvic2021 chromosome 21, UVic_Omas_1.1, whole genome shotgun sequence genomic DNA contains:
- the LOC135508116 gene encoding eukaryotic translation initiation factor 5-like isoform X1 has product MSVNVNRSVADQFYRYKMPRLIAKVEGKGNGIKTVIVNMTDVAKALSRPPTYPTKFFGCELGAQTQFDAKNDRFIVNGSHEANKLQDMLDVFIRKFVLCPECDNPETDLHINPKKQTIGNSCKACGYRGMLDTRHKLCTFILKNPPENEPGSVEKKKDKKNRKKDKENGSGSVEAGNHNDIDAPDAVDGEDDEDWAEETTEEAQRRRMEEISSHAKNLTLSEDLEKTLEERVNIFYNFVKQKREDCAVDAADKEILVEAERLDVMAMGPLILSELLFDENIRDQIKKYKRHFLRFCVNNKKAQKYLLGGFECLVKLHQAQLLPRVPVVLKDLYDADLVEEDVILSWAEKVSKKYVSKELAKEIHARASPFIRWLKEAEEESEGSEVEEEEDDENVEVVYDSSARELKVETVKPNKPDEEEDDFDIDAI; this is encoded by the exons ATGTCTGTTAATGTCAACCGCAGTGTGGCAGACCAGTTCTATCGCTACAAGATGCCCCGTCTGATTGCTAAG GTTGAGGGCAAAGGAAATGGAATCAAGACCGTCATTGTCAACATGACTGATGTTGCAAAGGCACTGAGTAGGCCTCCAACAT ATCCGACCAAGTTTTTTGGTTGTGAGCTTGGTGCTCAGACCCAGTTTGATGCAAAGAATGACCGCTTCATCGTCAACGGATCCCATGAGGCAAACAAGTTGCAGGACATGCTAGATGTATTTATCCGGAAATTTGTGCTGTGTCCTGAGTGTGATAATCCTGAAACTGATCTG CATATCAATCCTAAGAAACAAACAATCGGTAACTCCTGTAAGGCCTGTGGGTACCGCGGCATGCTAGACACACGACACAAGCTCTGCACATTCATTCTCAAAAACCCACCAG AAAATGAACCTGGGTCTGTGGAGAAGAAGAAAGATAAGAAGAATCGTAAGAAGGACAAGGAGAATGGTTCTGGCAGCGTTGAGGCTGGGAACCATAACGACATAGATGCCCCTGATGCTGTG GATGGTGAAGATGATGAGGATTGGGCAGAGGAGACCACGGAGGAGGCACAGAGACGAAGGATGGAGGAGATCAGCTCCCATGCGAAGAACCTGACCCTCAGTGAGGACCTGGAGAAGACTTTGGAGGAGCGGGTCAACATATTCTATAACTTTGTCAAA CAAAAAAGGGAGGACTGCGCCGTTGATGCAGCAGATAAGGAGATCTTGGTGGAGGCAGAGCGTCTGGATGTGATGGCCATGGGACCGCTGATTCTGAGCGAACTGCTGTTTGACGAAAACATCCGTGACCAGATCAAGAAATACAAACGCCATTTCCTTCGC TTCTGTGTGAATAACAAGAAGGCCCAGAAGTACCTCCTGGGAGGCTTTGAGTGCTTGGTGAAGCTGCACCAAGCACAGCTGCTGCCCCGTGTGCCTGTCGTGCTCAAAGACCTGTATGATGCTGATTTAGTGGAGGAAGATGTTATACTGTCCTGGGCAGAGAAG GTGTCCAAGAAGTATGTCTCTAAGGAACTTGCCAAAGAGATCCATGCGAGGGCATCTCCTTTCATCAGGTGGCTGAAGGAGGcggaggaagagagtgagggcagtgaggtagaggaggaagaggatgatgaaAATGTGGAG GTTGTGTATGATTCTTCTGCTCGGGAACTGAAAGTGGAGACAGTAAAACCGAACAAGCCTGACGAGGAAGAGGACGACTTCGATATTGATGCAATTTAA
- the LOC135508116 gene encoding eukaryotic translation initiation factor 5-like isoform X2, translated as MTDVAKALSRPPTYPTKFFGCELGAQTQFDAKNDRFIVNGSHEANKLQDMLDVFIRKFVLCPECDNPETDLHINPKKQTIGNSCKACGYRGMLDTRHKLCTFILKNPPENEPGSVEKKKDKKNRKKDKENGSGSVEAGNHNDIDAPDAVDGEDDEDWAEETTEEAQRRRMEEISSHAKNLTLSEDLEKTLEERVNIFYNFVKQKREDCAVDAADKEILVEAERLDVMAMGPLILSELLFDENIRDQIKKYKRHFLRFCVNNKKAQKYLLGGFECLVKLHQAQLLPRVPVVLKDLYDADLVEEDVILSWAEKVSKKYVSKELAKEIHARASPFIRWLKEAEEESEGSEVEEEEDDENVEVVYDSSARELKVETVKPNKPDEEEDDFDIDAI; from the exons ATGACTGATGTTGCAAAGGCACTGAGTAGGCCTCCAACAT ATCCGACCAAGTTTTTTGGTTGTGAGCTTGGTGCTCAGACCCAGTTTGATGCAAAGAATGACCGCTTCATCGTCAACGGATCCCATGAGGCAAACAAGTTGCAGGACATGCTAGATGTATTTATCCGGAAATTTGTGCTGTGTCCTGAGTGTGATAATCCTGAAACTGATCTG CATATCAATCCTAAGAAACAAACAATCGGTAACTCCTGTAAGGCCTGTGGGTACCGCGGCATGCTAGACACACGACACAAGCTCTGCACATTCATTCTCAAAAACCCACCAG AAAATGAACCTGGGTCTGTGGAGAAGAAGAAAGATAAGAAGAATCGTAAGAAGGACAAGGAGAATGGTTCTGGCAGCGTTGAGGCTGGGAACCATAACGACATAGATGCCCCTGATGCTGTG GATGGTGAAGATGATGAGGATTGGGCAGAGGAGACCACGGAGGAGGCACAGAGACGAAGGATGGAGGAGATCAGCTCCCATGCGAAGAACCTGACCCTCAGTGAGGACCTGGAGAAGACTTTGGAGGAGCGGGTCAACATATTCTATAACTTTGTCAAA CAAAAAAGGGAGGACTGCGCCGTTGATGCAGCAGATAAGGAGATCTTGGTGGAGGCAGAGCGTCTGGATGTGATGGCCATGGGACCGCTGATTCTGAGCGAACTGCTGTTTGACGAAAACATCCGTGACCAGATCAAGAAATACAAACGCCATTTCCTTCGC TTCTGTGTGAATAACAAGAAGGCCCAGAAGTACCTCCTGGGAGGCTTTGAGTGCTTGGTGAAGCTGCACCAAGCACAGCTGCTGCCCCGTGTGCCTGTCGTGCTCAAAGACCTGTATGATGCTGATTTAGTGGAGGAAGATGTTATACTGTCCTGGGCAGAGAAG GTGTCCAAGAAGTATGTCTCTAAGGAACTTGCCAAAGAGATCCATGCGAGGGCATCTCCTTTCATCAGGTGGCTGAAGGAGGcggaggaagagagtgagggcagtgaggtagaggaggaagaggatgatgaaAATGTGGAG GTTGTGTATGATTCTTCTGCTCGGGAACTGAAAGTGGAGACAGTAAAACCGAACAAGCCTGACGAGGAAGAGGACGACTTCGATATTGATGCAATTTAA